One window of Deltaproteobacteria bacterium genomic DNA carries:
- the panB gene encoding 3-methyl-2-oxobutanoate hydroxymethyltransferase, whose protein sequence is MDRKKITIQNLASMYEAGDKISMITAYDYPSAVIADEAGIDVILVGDSLGMVINGYKNTLPVTLDEIIYHTKAVVRACRYSFVVADMPFLSYQTGIRDAIFNAGRLIKEGGAEAVKIEGGNNIQGTIKSIVDIDIPVMGHIGLTPQSIHRMGGYKVQGRDEVSRKLLIEDAVAIQDAGAFSVVFEGMPSALAKEITPRLHIPAIGIGAGIDVNGQVLVFHDILGLSSGKQPTFVKQYANLKEIAVDAIKTYIKEVKDGVFPGLENTYK, encoded by the coding sequence ATGGATAGAAAAAAGATAACTATACAAAATTTGGCAAGCATGTATGAAGCAGGCGATAAGATCAGCATGATCACGGCGTATGATTATCCATCAGCTGTTATTGCGGATGAAGCGGGTATTGATGTCATACTTGTAGGCGATTCTCTTGGAATGGTCATCAACGGTTATAAAAACACACTCCCTGTTACTCTGGATGAAATCATATATCATACAAAGGCGGTTGTGCGTGCATGCAGGTACAGCTTCGTTGTGGCTGATATGCCTTTCCTTTCTTATCAAACGGGCATTAGGGATGCCATCTTCAACGCAGGCAGACTTATAAAAGAAGGTGGCGCAGAAGCTGTTAAGATTGAAGGCGGGAACAATATACAAGGTACAATAAAGTCAATTGTGGATATTGATATACCTGTTATGGGCCACATAGGGCTTACACCCCAATCCATACATCGTATGGGAGGTTATAAAGTGCAGGGCAGGGATGAAGTAAGCCGTAAATTACTTATTGAGGATGCCGTTGCAATTCAGGATGCAGGCGCATTTTCTGTTGTTTTTGAAGGAATGCCGTCCGCACTTGCAAAAGAGATCACACCAAGGCTCCATATCCCTGCAATTGGTATCGGTGCAGGCATAGATGTGAATGGCCAGGTGCTGGTATTTCACGATATACTCGGGTTAAGCAGCGGTAAACAACCAACTTTCGTAAAACAGTACGCAAACCTTAAAGAAATAGCCGTTGATGCAATAAAGACGTATATAAAAGAAGTAAAGGATGGTGTGTTCCCAGGATTGGAAAACACTTACAAATAA
- the panC gene encoding pantoate--beta-alanine ligase — MRTITHVKEMQRFSIDQRMEGKKIVLVPTMGYLHDGHLSLLKKGRAMGDILVMSLFVNPLQFALGEDLNRYPRDFNRDENLAEQAQTDVVFCPSGSEMYTDDFKTEVVIKDLSNILCGKTRPGHFKGVATVVLKLFNIVMPHVALFGEKDFQQLVIIKRMIEDLNVSVDIIGMPIVREPDGLAMSSRNVYLSGTERKNALSISRGLYKSLDAYKEGMRDKAQLISIVRKEIADAGLKEDYIEIIDEKTLEPVPDELNSGRIVAAVYAGNTRLIDNMSLKNVNR, encoded by the coding sequence ATGCGAACCATAACACATGTAAAAGAAATGCAGAGGTTCTCAATTGACCAAAGGATGGAGGGTAAGAAGATCGTCCTTGTCCCTACAATGGGATATTTGCATGACGGGCATCTAAGCCTTCTTAAAAAGGGAAGGGCAATGGGGGATATACTCGTTATGAGCCTCTTTGTAAATCCATTGCAGTTTGCCCTCGGGGAGGATCTTAATAGATATCCGAGAGATTTTAACAGAGATGAAAATCTTGCCGAACAGGCCCAAACCGATGTAGTTTTTTGTCCATCCGGCAGCGAAATGTATACGGATGATTTTAAAACAGAAGTGGTAATTAAAGATCTATCGAATATCCTTTGCGGTAAAACAAGGCCGGGACATTTTAAAGGTGTTGCAACAGTTGTTTTGAAATTGTTCAACATAGTTATGCCTCATGTTGCTTTGTTCGGTGAAAAAGATTTTCAGCAGCTTGTTATCATAAAGCGTATGATAGAAGACCTCAATGTTTCTGTTGATATTATAGGAATGCCCATCGTCAGGGAGCCGGATGGACTTGCAATGAGTTCGAGGAATGTTTATCTATCCGGGACAGAAAGAAAAAATGCGCTTTCTATATCAAGAGGGTTATACAAGTCACTTGATGCCTATAAAGAAGGTATGAGGGACAAAGCACAGCTAATAAGTATTGTAAGAAAAGAAATAGCAGATGCGGGATTGAAAGAGGACTATATAGAGATAATTGATGAGAAGACACTTGAACCGGTCCCTGACGAACTGAATAGTGGAAGGATAGTCGCAGCTGTTTATGCAGGCAATACAAGGCTGATAGATAATATGAGTTTAAAAAATGTAAATAGGTAA
- a CDS encoding aspartate 1-decarboxylase, with amino-acid sequence MERTMLKSKIHRAFVTEADLSYEGSITIDEELMELADLKEYELVKIWDVSNGNRLETYTIKGEKGTGIICINGAAAHLIRKGDTVIIASFVNMPESDIPADYAPRVLYMEGRNIIKSTKNIPAVSVA; translated from the coding sequence ATGGAAAGAACAATGTTAAAATCAAAAATCCACAGGGCTTTTGTTACAGAGGCTGATCTGAGTTATGAGGGCAGTATTACAATTGATGAAGAATTAATGGAACTTGCTGACTTAAAAGAGTACGAACTCGTAAAGATATGGGATGTAAGTAATGGTAACAGACTTGAGACTTACACGATAAAAGGTGAAAAGGGCACGGGGATCATCTGTATAAACGGTGCTGCAGCGCATCTTATACGAAAAGGAGATACGGTTATAATTGCGAGTTTTGTTAACATGCCAGAGTCAGACATACCTGCTGATTATGCCCCGAGGGTTCTTTATATGGAAGGAAGAAATATAATAAAATCTACAAAAAATATACCGGCGGTATCTGTTGCATAA
- a CDS encoding biotin--[acetyl-CoA-carboxylase] ligase, with translation MKEENGYEHLIKQDLGSLGFLSDVVYHDSIDSTNKEALRLAQQGSLEWTVVIADHQTRGRGRQGRVWYSPFNVNIYTSFILRPCLPVEHLPAISLLAGMVVAMVIEYFTGMNVEVKWPNDVLVHNKKISGILLELGVDKENETFVVVGIGINVNSDIASYPDDVAGIALSMNSLTGITYNRTEILKYLYRIFNKWYQVYVRDNGFKGIKDTFMRRFKMADEIVYIVDGKDRMSGLIKDIDDYGGLMIMDKNNKVNTIKTGDVHLIRTIV, from the coding sequence ATGAAGGAAGAGAACGGCTATGAACATTTAATAAAACAAGACCTTGGTTCACTTGGATTTTTGAGTGACGTTGTTTATCATGATTCAATAGATTCTACAAATAAAGAAGCGCTCAGACTTGCACAGCAAGGCAGCCTGGAATGGACTGTTGTAATCGCGGATCATCAAACGAGAGGACGCGGCAGACAGGGCAGGGTATGGTATTCCCCTTTCAATGTTAACATATACACATCATTTATTTTGAGACCATGCTTACCGGTTGAACATCTGCCCGCCATAAGTTTGCTTGCGGGTATGGTTGTTGCAATGGTGATAGAATATTTCACAGGCATGAATGTTGAGGTAAAATGGCCCAATGATGTGCTTGTCCATAATAAGAAAATAAGCGGAATACTGCTCGAACTCGGTGTTGATAAAGAGAATGAAACCTTTGTTGTTGTTGGTATCGGAATAAATGTGAATTCGGATATTGCGTCCTATCCGGATGATGTAGCGGGTATTGCATTATCAATGAACTCCTTGACAGGCATAACCTATAATAGAACAGAGATTTTAAAGTATCTTTACCGGATATTCAATAAGTGGTATCAGGTATATGTGAGGGATAACGGGTTTAAAGGGATAAAGGATACATTTATGAGGAGATTCAAAATGGCTGATGAAATCGTGTACATAGTTGATGGTAAAGACAGAATGAGCGGCTTGATTAAAGACATAGATGATTACGGCGGATTAATGATAATGGACAAAAACAACAAAGTGAATACGATCAAAACCGGAGATGTGCATTTAATAAGAACTATCGTATAA
- a CDS encoding type III pantothenate kinase, producing the protein MLLTIDVGNTNIVFGVFDGDRLITHWRVVTAKDRTSDEYRLLIKELFALDGLDVSVIHSVIIASVVPPVITPLEKACMELYGQKTLVVTPGIKTGISIQYDNPKEVGADRIANAVAGYYKYKKGLIVVDFGTATTFDCVSNDGKYIGGVIAPGIGISLEALFTHASKLPRVEILKPAKVIGSNTVHSMQSGIFYGYVSLVDGLIKLITKDMMNDGQPEIIATGGLAPLIASESHFIKDVDEFLTLKGLKVIYEKNIIKR; encoded by the coding sequence ATGCTGCTGACCATAGATGTAGGGAATACAAATATTGTTTTCGGAGTATTCGACGGTGATAGGCTTATAACTCACTGGAGAGTTGTTACGGCTAAAGATAGGACATCCGATGAGTACAGATTGTTAATCAAAGAGTTGTTTGCACTGGATGGCCTTGATGTATCTGTCATACATAGTGTTATCATTGCGAGCGTAGTTCCGCCCGTTATTACTCCGCTTGAAAAGGCATGCATGGAGTTGTATGGACAAAAAACACTCGTTGTTACACCTGGTATTAAAACAGGAATAAGTATACAGTATGACAACCCAAAAGAAGTCGGAGCCGATAGAATAGCCAATGCTGTTGCCGGTTATTACAAATATAAAAAGGGCCTTATAGTAGTAGATTTTGGGACTGCAACTACCTTTGATTGTGTAAGCAATGATGGTAAATATATAGGAGGTGTTATTGCACCAGGTATCGGTATTTCACTTGAAGCATTATTTACGCATGCCTCAAAACTCCCAAGGGTTGAAATCCTCAAACCTGCAAAGGTTATAGGATCTAATACAGTTCATAGTATGCAGTCGGGTATTTTTTATGGGTATGTGTCTCTTGTAGACGGACTTATTAAGCTTATAACAAAGGATATGATGAACGATGGGCAGCCGGAGATTATAGCAACAGGAGGTCTTGCACCTCTCATTGCGAGTGAGTCACATTTTATCAAAGATGTTGATGAGTTCTTGACTTTAAAAGGGTTAAAGGTAATATATGAGAAGAATATTATAAAAAGATAA
- a CDS encoding elongation factor G, whose amino-acid sequence MADNKVETRNIAIVGFGGSGKTQLADTILFNARVVPTIGKVIDKTSNMVLEEEEFMHLTTITSSVATIDMNGMRFNIIDTPSQDGFIGDTINAMIAADGVIFVMSAQTDIKREGEVLLKYAKLFNLPVIFFMNKMDVENADFENALEEYGNYLGVKITPIAVPIGNGNTFEGVLDLIDKKSYTYTRDGAGKTKQITDKPQDSDAYEKMLIEAVAESDDNLLEKYLNGVNITLEEMRISMRHAVLTRSLFPVIPGSSLLNMGINKLIEFCSMLLPFHNELNQTVVIKSSDGSKTAEVKKTESEKPVVYIFKTSVDPFAGKLSFGRVLSGTIHSDTTLYNAAGGIEEKVSHLYTLTGKKNKLVDSAQAGDIVAFSKLYATKTGDTLKGVKDDLFIPHAYVPKKLASYSVKPKGKSDEDKIVQTLNKIIEEDPSLSLRRESQFKELIIEGTTKEQIEIAIHKAKRKYGVELELVLPQIPYRETIKVKAEAQGKYKKQSGGRGQYGDVWLRLEPLQRGKGIEFVDSVVGGSVPRQYIPAVEKGLREAAQDGFLAGYPMVDLKATLYYGSYHVVDSSEMAFKIAASLAFKKCIENASPIILEPVMLIEVNVPEEFTGEVIGELNAKRAKILGMDTTEDKKQIVKAHVPLVEVQSYGTELRAITKGMGTFDLQFLGYMEVPTHLLEKLINNDKEVKV is encoded by the coding sequence ATGGCTGATAATAAGGTGGAAACCAGAAATATCGCGATTGTCGGTTTTGGTGGAAGCGGTAAAACGCAGCTTGCCGATACTATACTTTTTAATGCCAGGGTTGTTCCAACTATAGGTAAGGTTATCGATAAAACATCTAATATGGTCCTTGAGGAAGAGGAATTTATGCATCTCACAACCATAACTTCTTCGGTTGCAACGATTGATATGAATGGTATGAGATTCAATATAATAGATACACCGAGTCAGGACGGCTTTATAGGGGATACAATAAACGCAATGATTGCTGCTGATGGTGTGATTTTTGTAATGAGTGCACAAACCGATATAAAAAGAGAGGGCGAAGTTTTATTAAAATATGCAAAACTATTTAATCTGCCTGTAATATTTTTTATGAATAAGATGGATGTGGAAAATGCAGACTTTGAAAATGCACTCGAAGAATATGGTAATTATCTTGGCGTAAAGATAACACCTATTGCTGTTCCTATCGGTAACGGGAATACCTTCGAAGGCGTATTAGATCTGATTGACAAGAAGTCGTACACATATACCAGAGATGGAGCGGGCAAGACTAAACAGATTACGGATAAACCTCAGGATAGTGATGCATACGAAAAGATGCTTATAGAAGCTGTAGCAGAGAGCGATGATAATCTGCTGGAAAAATATCTTAATGGTGTAAACATAACTCTCGAAGAAATGCGTATCTCAATGAGGCATGCTGTTTTAACAAGAAGCCTGTTTCCTGTAATTCCCGGTTCTTCATTACTTAACATGGGTATCAATAAACTGATAGAATTTTGTTCTATGTTATTGCCGTTTCACAATGAGCTAAACCAAACGGTTGTAATTAAATCTTCGGATGGTTCAAAAACAGCAGAAGTTAAAAAGACAGAATCAGAAAAACCTGTGGTATACATTTTTAAAACATCCGTAGACCCGTTTGCCGGGAAATTAAGCTTCGGAAGGGTTTTGTCGGGCACAATTCATTCGGATACAACTCTTTATAATGCAGCAGGAGGAATTGAGGAAAAGGTCAGTCACTTATACACGCTGACCGGTAAAAAGAACAAACTTGTTGATTCAGCTCAAGCCGGAGATATTGTGGCGTTTTCAAAACTGTATGCAACAAAAACAGGCGATACTCTTAAAGGTGTTAAGGATGATCTGTTCATACCTCATGCTTATGTTCCAAAAAAGTTAGCATCTTACTCTGTAAAGCCGAAGGGTAAAAGTGATGAAGACAAGATTGTACAGACGCTTAATAAAATTATAGAGGAAGATCCCTCATTGTCTTTACGCAGAGAATCACAGTTTAAAGAGCTGATCATAGAAGGGACAACAAAAGAACAGATAGAAATAGCAATCCATAAGGCTAAGAGGAAGTACGGCGTGGAACTTGAGCTCGTATTACCTCAGATACCTTACAGAGAAACGATAAAAGTAAAAGCAGAGGCGCAGGGTAAATATAAAAAACAGTCGGGTGGAAGGGGACAGTACGGAGACGTGTGGTTAAGGCTTGAGCCATTACAGAGGGGTAAGGGGATAGAATTCGTTGATAGTGTGGTAGGTGGATCTGTACCAAGACAGTATATCCCCGCTGTTGAAAAGGGTTTAAGAGAGGCCGCACAAGATGGATTTCTTGCAGGATATCCCATGGTTGATTTGAAAGCAACCTTATATTACGGATCATATCATGTAGTTGACTCATCAGAAATGGCTTTCAAAATAGCTGCATCACTTGCATTCAAAAAATGTATTGAGAATGCATCCCCTATCATATTAGAACCGGTTATGTTAATCGAAGTAAATGTACCCGAAGAGTTTACAGGTGAAGTTATTGGTGAACTCAATGCAAAACGGGCAAAGATCCTCGGTATGGATACCACGGAAGACAAAAAACAGATAGTAAAGGCCCATGTACCTCTCGTAGAGGTCCAATCTTACGGGACCGAGCTGAGAGCCATAACTAAAGGCATGGGAACATTTGATTTGCAGTTTTTAGGCTATATGGAAGTACCTACTCACTTGTTAGAGAAGCTTATAAATAATGATAAAGAGGTTAAGGTATAA
- the smpB gene encoding SsrA-binding protein SmpB has protein sequence MNEQIVTVNRAASHNYELYERYEAGIALKGYEVKSIRQGSINIRDGYVIIKNNEVFLVGAHISPYSHLTSERYDPLRTRKLLLKRSEIDKLTVKVKEKGFTLIPTRVYFKKRIAKLEFAVAKGKKLFDKREQIKKREVEKQIRRSFK, from the coding sequence ATGAATGAACAGATTGTTACAGTCAACAGGGCTGCTTCTCACAATTATGAGCTTTATGAACGGTACGAAGCAGGGATAGCCTTAAAAGGGTACGAGGTAAAATCAATCAGGCAGGGCTCTATTAATATAAGGGATGGTTATGTTATAATAAAAAATAACGAAGTATTCCTCGTAGGCGCTCATATTTCACCATACTCTCATTTAACGTCGGAAAGGTATGATCCCTTAAGAACTCGCAAACTGCTGCTTAAAAGATCGGAGATTGATAAACTTACTGTTAAAGTAAAAGAAAAGGGCTTTACTTTAATCCCAACGCGTGTATATTTTAAGAAGAGAATAGCAAAACTTGAGTTTGCCGTTGCAAAGGGCAAAAAGCTCTTTGATAAAAGGGAGCAAATAAAAAAGAGAGAAGTGGAGAAGCAGATAAGACGCAGTTTCAAGTAG
- a CDS encoding cytochrome c3 family protein, producing the protein MARLFLILIMVTALPVLSLANRGKDCTTSKCHTGILSGSFKHPALDSMGCIDCHAPAKGSHKFTLSASVPDLCYTCHDKKNTKKDVHPPVTQGKCVTCHNPHSENNKYLLRTKGMIRGPVFLQKQGNKDIYIVQPINNIAGLCLSCHKDIIKKTYVHDAVKLGRCLTCHHAHESDHDHLLRKPSPVSNTCFICHEDDLTGRKVIHPAVAGGECTNCHNPHASDNPYMLAAKGKELCYMCHEPKDKDKVVHPALEKYGCIACHDPHGSNNDFMLKKPINELCATCHKQQTDGFHIFTTPQNKPHPVSGVYDMKELKGKPLTCVSCHNPHSSNYPYMWYAGKTKLDMCKRCHGKASNW; encoded by the coding sequence ATGGCACGATTATTTTTAATATTAATAATGGTAACAGCACTACCCGTATTAAGCCTCGCTAATAGAGGAAAAGACTGCACAACTTCAAAGTGTCATACAGGCATTTTATCAGGCTCTTTTAAACATCCCGCACTTGACAGCATGGGATGCATAGACTGTCATGCGCCAGCAAAAGGTAGTCATAAATTTACATTATCTGCCTCTGTTCCTGATCTATGCTATACATGTCATGATAAAAAGAATACAAAAAAAGATGTGCATCCACCTGTTACGCAGGGCAAATGTGTGACATGTCATAATCCTCATTCTGAAAATAACAAATATTTATTGAGAACAAAAGGCATGATAAGAGGTCCGGTTTTCCTCCAGAAACAAGGCAACAAAGACATCTACATTGTTCAACCTATCAATAACATAGCAGGACTATGTTTATCATGTCATAAGGATATAATAAAAAAAACTTATGTACATGATGCTGTAAAACTTGGCAGGTGTCTTACATGTCATCATGCCCATGAATCAGACCATGACCATCTTTTAAGAAAACCATCTCCTGTAAGCAACACGTGTTTTATCTGTCATGAAGATGATCTAACAGGAAGAAAGGTCATACATCCTGCTGTTGCAGGTGGTGAATGCACAAACTGTCATAACCCACACGCCTCTGATAATCCTTATATGCTTGCTGCGAAAGGCAAAGAACTGTGCTATATGTGTCATGAACCAAAAGACAAAGATAAGGTTGTGCATCCTGCTTTAGAAAAATATGGCTGTATAGCATGCCATGATCCACATGGTTCAAATAATGATTTTATGTTGAAGAAGCCTATAAATGAGCTGTGTGCAACATGTCATAAACAACAGACCGATGGCTTTCATATCTTTACAACGCCTCAAAACAAGCCCCATCCTGTATCAGGTGTATATGATATGAAGGAACTGAAAGGCAAACCGCTTACCTGTGTAAGCTGTCATAATCCGCATTCATCTAATTACCCTTATATGTGGTATGCTGGCAAAACTAAACTTGATATGTGTAAAAGATGTCATGGCAAAGCATCAAACTGGTAA
- a CDS encoding SMP-30/gluconolactonase/LRE family protein, whose amino-acid sequence MKKILLLLFFIFTGCAGAKIKPAKIVWPLPPNEPHIEYIEALHGRYDFPQSAWQRFLNFLLGPKQEPSLVQPMGIAISDDAQRVYVTDYQLGAVFVFDLKEKKVRYIGIDQRYHLVNPFGIVLDKDENVYVTDSSLKLVRVFDKHGKFIKDIGVNMFLRPTGLAVNLKKDLLYVADTAFNEANGHDVKVFTFLGKYVKTIGKRGTGDGEFNFPTYLAVNANGDLYVSDTMNFRIQWFSTKGKFLGKFGVEGDAPGTFDRIKGIAFDNRGNIYVADSDFHAIQMFTKDWKPLMYFGGPGIGSGQLIIPTAIAIDKNNRIYVADSYSYRVNVYQLINRNN is encoded by the coding sequence ATGAAAAAAATTTTACTACTTTTATTTTTTATATTTACAGGTTGTGCTGGCGCAAAGATAAAGCCGGCAAAGATCGTATGGCCACTGCCCCCCAATGAACCACATATAGAATATATTGAAGCACTTCATGGACGATACGATTTTCCTCAAAGTGCATGGCAGAGGTTTCTGAACTTTTTACTTGGTCCTAAACAAGAACCCTCACTCGTTCAGCCTATGGGGATTGCAATCAGTGATGATGCACAGCGTGTTTATGTAACAGATTATCAGCTTGGTGCTGTGTTTGTGTTTGATCTTAAAGAAAAAAAAGTAAGATATATCGGCATAGACCAAAGGTATCATCTTGTAAATCCGTTTGGTATAGTACTGGATAAAGATGAAAATGTCTATGTTACTGATTCTTCTTTAAAGCTTGTAAGGGTGTTTGATAAACATGGTAAGTTTATCAAAGATATAGGTGTTAATATGTTTCTTAGACCAACTGGTCTTGCAGTGAATTTAAAAAAGGATCTACTCTATGTAGCAGATACAGCATTCAATGAGGCAAATGGACATGATGTCAAAGTATTTACCTTCCTGGGGAAATATGTAAAAACCATAGGTAAAAGAGGCACGGGTGATGGTGAGTTCAATTTTCCAACATACCTTGCTGTTAATGCTAATGGAGACCTGTATGTAAGCGATACAATGAACTTTCGTATACAATGGTTCAGTACAAAAGGGAAGTTTCTTGGTAAATTTGGTGTTGAGGGTGATGCCCCGGGTACATTTGATAGGATAAAAGGCATTGCCTTTGACAATCGTGGGAATATCTACGTTGCTGATTCTGACTTCCATGCTATTCAGATGTTCACAAAGGACTGGAAACCATTAATGTATTTTGGCGGACCTGGCATAGGATCAGGACAACTTATTATACCAACAGCTATTGCCATTGATAAAAACAACCGTATCTATGTTGCTGATAGCTATAGCTACAGGGTTAATGTGTATCAACTGATCAATAGGAATAACTAA
- a CDS encoding cytochrome c3 family protein — MKKLSFAVLMLAIAGLTVTANAAITTTKHNLSASSTNYTRSQATTAGGTSQICVFCHTPHHALDQRFIWNHAASSNTTWTWGTGSATGTSAGTVLPTNPANLPSFKCISCHDGSVAIGQVNEVFNESTGVVNSSYSIPMQGDVNAAYQLTNSTYEVGVGGNMNGNHPIGIPYPGQSPYNGISSGAGIIISQFQASPTNVELFQDPNGGTGKGVECGSCHAVHGSINPMLLRDAITSSQLCLDCHIK; from the coding sequence ATGAAAAAACTCAGTTTTGCAGTGTTAATGTTAGCCATAGCTGGGCTAACTGTAACAGCAAATGCGGCTATTACTACAACCAAGCATAATCTTTCAGCCAGCTCTACAAATTACACAAGATCACAGGCAACAACAGCAGGTGGTACAAGTCAGATATGCGTGTTCTGTCATACTCCGCACCATGCACTTGATCAAAGGTTTATATGGAACCATGCTGCGTCAAGCAATACAACATGGACATGGGGTACAGGGAGTGCAACAGGGACATCAGCTGGAACAGTGCTGCCAACAAATCCGGCAAACCTGCCATCATTCAAATGCATTTCGTGTCATGATGGTTCGGTTGCAATAGGACAGGTAAATGAGGTATTTAACGAATCAACAGGTGTTGTAAATTCAAGCTACTCTATACCTATGCAGGGCGATGTGAACGCGGCATACCAGTTGACAAATTCAACCTATGAAGTTGGTGTTGGTGGAAACATGAATGGTAATCACCCCATTGGTATCCCGTATCCTGGACAGTCACCATACAATGGCATCAGCTCAGGTGCTGGTATAATTATTTCTCAATTCCAGGCAAGTCCTACAAATGTGGAGCTCTTCCAGGATCCCAACGGTGGTACAGGTAAGGGAGTTGAATGTGGAAGCTGCCATGCTGTTCACGGCTCAATAAATCCTATGTTATTAAGGGATGCAATAACAAGCAGTCAGCTCTGTCTCGATTGTCACATAAAATAA